A genomic region of Papaver somniferum cultivar HN1 chromosome 7, ASM357369v1, whole genome shotgun sequence contains the following coding sequences:
- the LOC113300257 gene encoding probable WRKY transcription factor 3, translating into MASENSNGSTSRASARPTTISLPPRSSIENMFTGGGGGGAGATASPGPMTLVSNFFSDNDTDTDYKSFSQLLAGAMGSPLPFAASRKPFMENLVEADRGFVAGGGDGEKDSRFEQNRPVNLMISHQSQTPASGGGYGGGGGGYFTIPPGLSPTGLLDSPGSFAFSPGLVGLSHQEALAEVTAQASHFQFQPHIQAEYPSSGAPPAVSYGQHAPFTFNSAPPQQISTSTADQKSQTVVSSEVSQSDYRSQPTQLTQLIVDKPADDGYNWRKYGQKQVKGSEYPRSYYKCTYQNCVVKKKVERSLDGQVTEIIYKGQHNHQKPQPKKHVKESANSNGNINFQGNLEMGSQGNDGKHRRDLESSQATGEQLSGSSDNEEVDGAETREDGGDDDEPEPKRISREIRVTEQASHRAVSEPRIIVQTTSEVDLLDDGYRWRKYGQKVVKGNDYPRSYYKCTFLGCNVRKHVERAATDPKAVITTYEGKHNHDVPVAKNSSHNTANQLRSQNTVVNNRIDFGNSDQHPVALLRLKKEEIA; encoded by the exons ATGGCTAGTGAAAACAGCAATGGAAGTACTTCAAGAGCTTCAGCTAGACCTACAACTATATCTCTACCACCTCGTTCGAGTATAGAGAATATGtttactggtggtggtggtggtggcgccgGAGCTACAGCGAGTCCGGGTCCGATGACTCTGGTGTCAAATTTCTTCTCTGATAATGATACTGATACTGATTACAAGTCTTTCTCTCAGCTTCTTGCTGGAGCTATGGGTTCGCCTCTTCCCTTTGCTGCTAGTAGAAAACCCTTTATGGAGAATTTGGTTGAAGCAGACAGAGGATTTGTTGCCGGAGGAGGAGATGGTGAAAAGGATTCTAGGTTTGAACAGAACCGGCCAGTGAATTTGATGATTTCTCATCAATCTCAAACACCGGCTAGTGGTGGTGGTtatggcggcggcggtggtggttatTTCACGATTCCTCCTGGTTTGAGTCCTACTGGCTTACTTGATTCTCCTGGCTCTTTTGCTTTTTCTCCG GGACTTGTTGGACTCTCGCACCAAGAAGCCCTGGCGGAAGTTACAGCTCAAGCTTCCCATTTCCAGTTCCAGCCACATATCCAAGCTGAATATCCATCTTCAGGAGCTCCACCTGCAGTGTCATATGGACAACATGCACCCTTTACATTCAATTCAGCTCCTCCACAGCAGATCTCAACTTCAACAGCAGACCAGAAAAGCCAGACAGTTGTATCGTCAGAGGTTTCTCAGTCAGATTACAGATCTCAACCTACGCAACTTACTCAACTTATTGTTGATAAACCTGCGGATGATGGTTACAATTGGAGGAAATATGGGCAGAAACAAGTAAAGGGCAGTGAATATCCTCGTAGTTACTACAAATGTACTTATCAAAATTGTGTAGTAAAGAAAAAGGTCGAACGTTCTCTTGATGGTCAAGTCACTGAGATCATCTACAAGGGGCAGCATAACCATCAAAAGCCTCAACCAAAAAAACATGTGAAAGAAAGCGCAAATTCAAATGGAAACATAAACTTTCAGGGGAATCTTGAAATGGGTTCACAGGGAAATGATGGAAAACATAGGAGGGATCTGGAATCTAGTCAAGCCACAGGTGAACAATTATCTGGTTCAAGTGACAACGAGGAAGTTGATGGTGCTGAAACCAGAGAGGATGGAGGGGATGATGATGAACCTGAACCAAAAAGAAT AAGCAGAGAGATCAGGGTAACCGAGCAAGCTTCACACCGAGCTGTCTCAGAACCTAGAATCATTGTGCAGACAACAAGTGAAGTTGATCTCTTGGATGATGGCTATAGGTGGCGCAAGTATGGGCAGAAAGTGGTGAAAGGGAATGATTACCCAAG GAGCTACTAcaaatgcacatttctaggctGTAATGTCCGTAAACATGTCGAGAGGGCTGCAACAGATCCCAAAGCCGTCATTACAACATATGAAGGTAAACATAATCACGATGTACCCGTAGCTAAAAACAGCAGCCATAACACAGCCAACCAGCTAAGATCTCAGAATACAGTAGTTAATAATAGGATAGATTTTGGGAACAGCGATCAACATCCAGTGGCACTTCTGCGATTGAAAAAAGAAGAAATCGCTTAA
- the LOC113300258 gene encoding F-box protein At5g07610-like — MSSSTKQRIVGGRIDILTLVVTRLLSSKVNMSYISLPKLIRKNETNSSASIIGSNVDILILILTRLPSKSLLVFKCVSKQWLSIIVDPKFVHKHFIQNPKFSIPGIFWGDNMFYGKPTYDYISLDENNTHVPFKTLTFAEDEFGIKIEQSCNGLFLCRSNAPRKNDFTYYIFNPLTNKYKILPKPLTSSSSQKFIHSVSLAFDPFKSPYDKVIAFWSNFDNTTKCDEYRIEIYDSEASSWRLSGFYSCTAQAECIPWNSSGIFWEGSLYWCNLQGSMVYFDIDRELVGVLPNPARGYTGSVYHLAEYGGHFYLIGEYYDLYYRISIFEMDVANSSCTPKFYIDMRLNPYGKPTPFLRSLLWHDYMFYIERGEETESAKVFLLTKEAMVVSCDLKDMSFKKIYDISKRLRKPSTAKCYQNIESLACV; from the coding sequence ATGTCTTCTTCGACAAAGCAAAGAATTGTAGGAGGCAGGATTGACATCTTGACACTCGTTGTAACTCGCTTGCTCAGTTCTAAGGTAAATAtgtcttatatttctttaccaaAGCTAATAAGAAAAAATGAGACTAATTCATCAGCATCGATTATAGGTAGTAATGTTGATATCTTGATACTCATTCTAACTCGCTTACCATCTAAATCTCTTCTTGTATTCAAATGCGTATCGAAACAGTGGCTATCTATAATCGTTGACCCCAAATTCGTTCACAAACATTTCattcaaaacccaaaattttctATCCCAGGAATCTTCTGGGGAGATAATATGTTCTATGGGAAACCAACGTATGATTACATCTCTCTTGATGAAAATAATACCCATGTCCCTTTTAAAACCTTAACTTTTGCAGAAGATGAATTTGGTATAAAGATTGAGCAATCCTGCAATGGCTTATTCTTATGTAGAAGTAATGCACCGCGCAAGAATGATTTTACTTATTACATATTCAATCCCTTGACAAACAAGTACAAAATCTTACCCAAACCATTGACAAGTTCAAGctctcaaaagtttattcatagCGTTAGTTTAGCATTTGATCCATTCAAATCCCCTTATGACAAAGTTATAGCATTCTGGAGTAATTTTGATAATACTACCAAGTGTGATGAATATAGAATTGAAATCTACGATTCTGAAGCATCCTCTTGGAGGTTGTCTGGATTTTATTCATGTACTGCCCAAGCTGAATGTATACCATGGAACTCATCTGGTATCTTCTGGGAAGGTTCATTGTACTGGTGCAACTTACAAGGGTCTATGGTGTACTTTGACATTGATCGAGAGTTGGTAGGGGTACTGCCAAATCCTGCTCGAGGATATACTGGTTCTGTTTACCACCTTGCTGAGTACGGGGGTCATTTCTATCTGATTGGTGAATATTATGACCTTTATTATCGTATCAGCATATTCGAGATGGATGTTGCTAACTCTAGTTGCACTCCGAAATTCTACATCGACATGAGATTAAATCCATATGGCAAGCCTACCCCGTTTTTGAGATCTCTACTTTGGCATGATTATATGTTTTATATTGAGAGAGGAGAAGAAACGGAGTCAGCAAAGGTTTTTCTGCTAACAAAAGAGGCTATGGTTGTCTCTTGTGATCTAAAAGATATGAGCTTCAAGAAAATTTATGACATATCAAAACGTTTAAGAAAACCTTCAACTGCTAAATGTTATCAAAACATTGAGTCTCTAGCTTGTGTTTAG